Proteins encoded within one genomic window of Sorex araneus isolate mSorAra2 chromosome 9, mSorAra2.pri, whole genome shotgun sequence:
- the FBRSL1 gene encoding fibrosin-1-like protein isoform X15, with the protein MALKPHERKEKWERRLAKRPREAESCPPAEPSENGQPLDAGSPAQDLEPTSDRGRKTPLQPAKQIKVPVCRGGDPHSDEDASRRSSSRDRLSDCDSESDGDDKASVNSGKLFGPVAGKDHSQEEKFEAKASGLERSRELSSEPPFLPSVHSPAPAGPAQGAPASPPVKKEASAPSRLTPQLPPAPPQPRAPPPAHVPLSLGACQGHGHSHSQAAHNGLHGLSRSSGLSLGLTKHLSLPPHGPGAHLSTSHLALCSQAQHQHPAAMFAAPPTLPLPPPLPTNGLVLPGHPADASLLLSLSPPIMYCQPHAGILIGTWAQAPLLPPPLGPHLASGHRPRECQVTTRLAPPEPAADAPLRLSLFSLLDHELLRQELNARFLVQSAEPPGAPLGPGALLRAEFHQHQHTHQHTHQHQHTFAPFPAGLPPTPLAPPTAPPPFDKYAPKLDSPYFRHSSFFSPAIPGLPALLPHPGPFGSLQGAFQPKTANPLEVAGGASTVHALLQKAPGVSDGYRTAIRRPGRWCAVHVQTAWQIYHHQQKVKQMQLDPHQLDTLSRPPAPGALAGPHFPSPQGLTRPLFSSSASLAGAAHPIAPFGPAAHPSTFLPMGHLPDAFSRSSTFGGLGSLRSPSLSECPRLLSAPLGGPRSSSQLVGVVDTHLLPALPGAGGIFVPKEGSALPGLHSAAEAWSRLHRAPPPWPRPSDLERMSALTDHGREPDKGWGRELLDKRLLSRASPAGPALLLLPRIKESRSPAREAAHPPSPPGPVGPPERPRGTVKVKEERREDDGAPYPGPGPAPPFIWEPPREAPHGLELPQRPPEHHSPEPRARREVVLPPGPGPLPAALLAPRVPPAPPAPAGHPRTTSLAAPGEGRDYSPSRNPPEVEAR; encoded by the exons aTAAAGGTGCCTGTGTGCAGAGGGGGTGACCCCCACAGTGACGAGGACGCGTCCCGGAGGAGCAGCTCCCGGGACCGGCTCAGTGAT tgTGACAGCGAGAGTGACGGGGATGACAAG GCGTCTGTGAACTCCGGGAAGCTCTTTGGCCCAGTAGCTGGCAAAG aCCACTCACAGGAGGAGAAGTTTGAGGCCAAGGCATCGGGCCTGGAGCGCAGCCGTGAGCTGAGCTCTGAGCCGCCCTTCCTGCCCTCCGTGCACAGCCCTGCACCTGCCGGCCCTGCGCAGGGCGCCCCGGCTAGCCCACCTGTCAAGAAGGAAGCCTCTGCCCCGTCCCGCCtcaccccacagctgccacctgcgcccccacagccccgggccccacccccGGCACATGTGCCTCTTTCCCTGGGTGCCTGCCAGGGCCACGGACACAGCCACAGCCAGGCTGCACACAATGGCCTGCACGGCCTCAG CAGGAGCAGTGGGCTCAGCCTCGGGCTCACGAAGCACCTGTCCCTGCCGCCTCATGGGCCAGGGGCCCACCTCTCTACCTCACACCTGGCGCTGTGCTCACAAGCCCAGCACCAGCACCCTGCGGCCATGTTTGCCGCCCCCCCGACTCTGCCCCTGCCTCCACCGCTGCCCACCAACGGCCTGGTTCTCCCCGGACACCCCGCTG aTGCCAGCCTGCTGCTCTCACTCAGCCCGCCAATCATGTATTGCCAGCCTCATGCGGGGATTCTGATTGGTACTTGGGCACAGGCTcctctgctccctcctcccctggGCCCGCACCTAGCCAGCGGCCACCGACCCCGGGAGTGCCAGGTGACTACCCGCCTCGCCCCGCCCGAGCCCGCGGCCGACGcgcctctccgtctctctctcttttctctcctagaTCACGAGCTGCTCAGGCAAGAGCTGAACGCACGGTTTCTGGTCCAGAGCGCGGAGCCGCCTGGCgctcccctgggccctggggctcTGCTGCGGGCGGAGTTCCACCagcaccaacacacacaccagcacacacaccagcaccaACACACATTTGCCCCCTTCCCCGCCGGGCTGCCACCGACGCCGCTCGCTCCACCCACGGCACCCCCTCCG TTTGACAAGTACGCACCCAAGCTGGACAGCCCCTACTTCCGACATTCCAGC TTCTTCTCTCCTGCCATCCCGGGACTGCCCGCCCTGCTCCCACACCCCGGCCCCTTTGGGTCCCTGCAGGGCGCTTTTCAGCCCAAG acCGCAAACCCCCTGGAGGTAGCAGGTGGGGCCAGCACTGTCCATGCCCTCCTGCAGAAAGCCCCTGGG GTGTCTGACGGGTACCGGACAGCCATCAGG AGGCCGGGGCGGTGGTGTGCAGTGCACGTGCAGACAGCATGGCAGATCTACCACCATCAGCAGAAGGTGAAG CAGATGCAGCTGGACCCCCACCAGCTGGACACGCTCAGCCGACCACCTGCCCCTGGTGCACTCGCCGGCCCCCACTTTCCAAGCCCGCAGGGCCTGACTCGACCCCTCTTCTCCAGCTCAG CCTCCCTCGCAGGTGCTGCCCACCCCATTGCTCCTTTTGGACCTGCCGCTCACCCCAGCACTTTTCTGCCCATGGGCCACTTGCCAG ATGCCTTCAGCAGATCTAGCACCTTCGGGGGCCTGGGGAGCCTTCGCAGTCCCTCGCTGAGTGAGTGTCCCCGCCTGCTCTCTGCACCCCTTGGGGGTCCTCGCAGCAGCTCTCAGCTGGTGGGTGTGGTGGATACCCACCTGCTGCCCGCCCTCCCTGGTGCAGGTGGCATCTTCGTCCCCAAGGAGGGTTCAGCGCTGCCCGGTCTGCACAGTGCAGCTGAGGCCTGGAGCCGGCTGCACCGGGCACCACCTCCCTGGCCCAGACCCTCAGACTTGGAGCGAATGTCAGCCCTAACTGACCATGGCCGAGAGCCCGACAAGGGCTGGGGGCG GGAGCTCCTGGACAAGCGCCTGCTGAGCCGGGCCTCCCCAGCCGGCcccgcgctgctgctgctgccccgcATCAAGGAGAGCCGCTCCCCGGCCCGGGAGGCTGCGCACCCGCCTTCTCCCCCCGGGCCTGTGGGACCCCCGGAGCGGCCGCGGGGCACCGTGAAGGTCAAAGAAGAGCGTCGAGAGGACGACGGGGCCCCGTACCCtggcccgggccccgcgccccccttcATCTGGGAACCGCCCCGCGAAGCCCCCCATGGCCTGGAGCTGCCCCAGcgcccccccgagcaccacagccCTGAGCCCCGAGCACGGCGGGAAGTGGTGCTGCCTCCTGGCCCCGGCCCGCTGCCCGCTGCGCTCCTGGCCCCGCGCGTAccacccgcgccccccgcccctgccgggCACCCCCGGACTACGTCACTGGCAGCCCCAGGCGAGGGGCGAGATTACTCGCCGTCCCGCAACCCGCCCGAGGTGGAGGCGCGGTAG
- the FBRSL1 gene encoding fibrosin-1-like protein isoform X16 — translation MQAVSGRGYSCDSESDGDDKASVNSGKLFGPVAGKDHSQEEKFEAKASGLERSRELSSEPPFLPSVHSPAPAGPAQGAPASPPVKKEASAPSRLTPQLPPAPPQPRAPPPAHVPLSLGACQGHGHSHSQAAHNGLHGLSRSSGLSLGLTKHLSLPPHGPGAHLSTSHLALCSQAQHQHPAAMFAAPPTLPLPPPLPTNGLVLPGHPADASLLLSLSPPIMYCQPHAGILIGTWAQAPLLPPPLGPHLASGHRPRECQVTTRLAPPEPAADAPLRLSLFSLLDHELLRQELNARFLVQSAEPPGAPLGPGALLRAEFHQHQHTHQHTHQHQHTFAPFPAGLPPTPLAPPTAPPPFDKYAPKLDSPYFRHSSFFSPAIPGLPALLPHPGPFGSLQGAFQPKTANPLEVAGGASTVHALLQKAPGVSDGYRTAIRRPGRWCAVHVQTAWQIYHHQQKVKQMQLDPHQLDTLSRPPAPGALAGPHFPSPQGLTRPLFSSSASLAGAAHPIAPFGPAAHPSTFLPMGHLPDAFSRSSTFGGLGSLRSPSLSECPRLLSAPLGGPRSSSQLVGVVDTHLLPALPGAGGIFVPKEGSALPGLHSAAEAWSRLHRAPPPWPRPSDLERMSALTDHGREPDKGWGRELLDKRLLSRASPAGPALLLLPRIKESRSPAREAAHPPSPPGPVGPPERPRGTVKVKEERREDDGAPYPGPGPAPPFIWEPPREAPHGLELPQRPPEHHSPEPRARREVVLPPGPGPLPAALLAPRVPPAPPAPAGHPRTTSLAAPGEGRDYSPSRNPPEVEAR, via the exons ATGCAGGCGGTCTCAGGCAGAGGCTACTCC tgTGACAGCGAGAGTGACGGGGATGACAAG GCGTCTGTGAACTCCGGGAAGCTCTTTGGCCCAGTAGCTGGCAAAG aCCACTCACAGGAGGAGAAGTTTGAGGCCAAGGCATCGGGCCTGGAGCGCAGCCGTGAGCTGAGCTCTGAGCCGCCCTTCCTGCCCTCCGTGCACAGCCCTGCACCTGCCGGCCCTGCGCAGGGCGCCCCGGCTAGCCCACCTGTCAAGAAGGAAGCCTCTGCCCCGTCCCGCCtcaccccacagctgccacctgcgcccccacagccccgggccccacccccGGCACATGTGCCTCTTTCCCTGGGTGCCTGCCAGGGCCACGGACACAGCCACAGCCAGGCTGCACACAATGGCCTGCACGGCCTCAG CAGGAGCAGTGGGCTCAGCCTCGGGCTCACGAAGCACCTGTCCCTGCCGCCTCATGGGCCAGGGGCCCACCTCTCTACCTCACACCTGGCGCTGTGCTCACAAGCCCAGCACCAGCACCCTGCGGCCATGTTTGCCGCCCCCCCGACTCTGCCCCTGCCTCCACCGCTGCCCACCAACGGCCTGGTTCTCCCCGGACACCCCGCTG aTGCCAGCCTGCTGCTCTCACTCAGCCCGCCAATCATGTATTGCCAGCCTCATGCGGGGATTCTGATTGGTACTTGGGCACAGGCTcctctgctccctcctcccctggGCCCGCACCTAGCCAGCGGCCACCGACCCCGGGAGTGCCAGGTGACTACCCGCCTCGCCCCGCCCGAGCCCGCGGCCGACGcgcctctccgtctctctctcttttctctcctagaTCACGAGCTGCTCAGGCAAGAGCTGAACGCACGGTTTCTGGTCCAGAGCGCGGAGCCGCCTGGCgctcccctgggccctggggctcTGCTGCGGGCGGAGTTCCACCagcaccaacacacacaccagcacacacaccagcaccaACACACATTTGCCCCCTTCCCCGCCGGGCTGCCACCGACGCCGCTCGCTCCACCCACGGCACCCCCTCCG TTTGACAAGTACGCACCCAAGCTGGACAGCCCCTACTTCCGACATTCCAGC TTCTTCTCTCCTGCCATCCCGGGACTGCCCGCCCTGCTCCCACACCCCGGCCCCTTTGGGTCCCTGCAGGGCGCTTTTCAGCCCAAG acCGCAAACCCCCTGGAGGTAGCAGGTGGGGCCAGCACTGTCCATGCCCTCCTGCAGAAAGCCCCTGGG GTGTCTGACGGGTACCGGACAGCCATCAGG AGGCCGGGGCGGTGGTGTGCAGTGCACGTGCAGACAGCATGGCAGATCTACCACCATCAGCAGAAGGTGAAG CAGATGCAGCTGGACCCCCACCAGCTGGACACGCTCAGCCGACCACCTGCCCCTGGTGCACTCGCCGGCCCCCACTTTCCAAGCCCGCAGGGCCTGACTCGACCCCTCTTCTCCAGCTCAG CCTCCCTCGCAGGTGCTGCCCACCCCATTGCTCCTTTTGGACCTGCCGCTCACCCCAGCACTTTTCTGCCCATGGGCCACTTGCCAG ATGCCTTCAGCAGATCTAGCACCTTCGGGGGCCTGGGGAGCCTTCGCAGTCCCTCGCTGAGTGAGTGTCCCCGCCTGCTCTCTGCACCCCTTGGGGGTCCTCGCAGCAGCTCTCAGCTGGTGGGTGTGGTGGATACCCACCTGCTGCCCGCCCTCCCTGGTGCAGGTGGCATCTTCGTCCCCAAGGAGGGTTCAGCGCTGCCCGGTCTGCACAGTGCAGCTGAGGCCTGGAGCCGGCTGCACCGGGCACCACCTCCCTGGCCCAGACCCTCAGACTTGGAGCGAATGTCAGCCCTAACTGACCATGGCCGAGAGCCCGACAAGGGCTGGGGGCG GGAGCTCCTGGACAAGCGCCTGCTGAGCCGGGCCTCCCCAGCCGGCcccgcgctgctgctgctgccccgcATCAAGGAGAGCCGCTCCCCGGCCCGGGAGGCTGCGCACCCGCCTTCTCCCCCCGGGCCTGTGGGACCCCCGGAGCGGCCGCGGGGCACCGTGAAGGTCAAAGAAGAGCGTCGAGAGGACGACGGGGCCCCGTACCCtggcccgggccccgcgccccccttcATCTGGGAACCGCCCCGCGAAGCCCCCCATGGCCTGGAGCTGCCCCAGcgcccccccgagcaccacagccCTGAGCCCCGAGCACGGCGGGAAGTGGTGCTGCCTCCTGGCCCCGGCCCGCTGCCCGCTGCGCTCCTGGCCCCGCGCGTAccacccgcgccccccgcccctgccgggCACCCCCGGACTACGTCACTGGCAGCCCCAGGCGAGGGGCGAGATTACTCGCCGTCCCGCAACCCGCCCGAGGTGGAGGCGCGGTAG